A stretch of Megalobrama amblycephala isolate DHTTF-2021 linkage group LG14, ASM1881202v1, whole genome shotgun sequence DNA encodes these proteins:
- the LOC125244470 gene encoding zinc finger protein 709-like, with protein MVFIKEESEEMKIEETFRVKQEDTEEQTDLMVLKEERELLNAEKDQYENLHDFLPREKSFKCSQTKKTSTQTFTCIHSGKSFNQQENLKVHLRIHTGEKPNGSPQCEKSSIKSNQDESLKVHMRVNTGKSPFTCQQCGNSFTHKGSLKRHMRVHTGEKLFPCPQCGKRFSQHGNLKVHMRLHTRGKAYTCSPCGKSFNQFANFKVHMRIHTGEKPYNCQQCGKRFTQKTGLNRHMNVHTGESPFTCQQCGISFTQKASLNRHMRIHTGEKPYTCQQCGESFARCGNLQIHMRIHTGEKPYTCFQCGKSFDRHGHLKVHMRVHTGEKPYTCLQCGKSFEQHGNLKVHMRVHTGEKPYTCSKCGKCFTQKSHLDVHTKAHSRENFYNIIKMVFIKEESEDIKMVFIKEESEDMKIEETFSVKQEDTEEQTDVMSLKEERELLNAEKPGEKSFKCSQTGKTCTGKKAQTTSDFTCILCGKSFNQQRNFKVHMRIHTGEKPNGSPQCGKSFNEDESLKVHMRVNTGGKAYTCPQCKKSFDRHGNLKVHMRVHTGEKPHTCLQCGKGFNEKGNLNVHMRVHTGENPYTCLQCGKTFKQHGNFTVHMRVHTGEKPYVCQQCGKSFDRPGNLKSHMRIHTGEKPYTCLQCGKSFEQHGTLKVHMSVHTGEKPYTCLQCGKSFARRGTLKVHMRLHTGEKPYTCTKCGKSFTQKKHLEIHMRIHLRESF; from the exons atggtgtttattaaagaagagagtgaagaaatgaaaattgaagaaacattcagagtgaaacaagaagatactgaggaacaaacag ATCTAATGGTGCTGAAAGAGGAGAGGGAATTACTCAATGCAGAGAAAGATCAATATGAGAATCTTCATGATTTTTTACCTAGAGAAAAATCTTTCAAATGCTCACAGACTAAAAAGACTTCCACACAAACTTTCACTTGCATTCACtctggaaagagtttcaatcaacaagaaaaccttaaagtccacttgagaattcacactggagaaaaacctaaTGGATcccctcagtgtgaaaagagttCAATCAAGAGCAATCAAGATGAAAGCCTTAAAGTTCATATGAGAGTTAACACTGGAAAGAGTCCTTTCACATGCCAGCAATGTGGAAACAGTTTCACTCATAAAGGAAGTCTTAAAAggcacatgagagttcacactggagagaagcttttcccatgccctcagtgtggaaaaagaTTCAGTCAACAtggaaaccttaaagtccacatgagactTCACACTAGAGGGAAGGCTTACACATGCTCTccgtgtggaaagagttttaatcAATTTGCAAActttaaagtccacatgagaattcacactggagagaaaccttacaactgccaacagtgtggaaagaggtTCACTCAAAAAACAGGCCTGAACAGGCACATGAatgttcacactggagagagccctttcacttgccaacagtgtggaataAGTTTCACTCAAAAAGCAAGCCTGAACaggcacatgagaattcacactggagaaaagccttacacatgccaacagtgtggaGAGAGTTTTGCTCGATGTGGAAATCTTCAaattcacatgagaattcacactggagagaagccttacacatgctttcagtgtggaaagagtttcgaTCGTCATGGACACCTTAAggtccacatgagagttcacactggagaaaagccttacacatgccttcagtgtggaaagagttttgaaCAACATGGAAACCTTAAggtccacatgagagttcacactggagaaaagccttacacatgCTCTAAGTGTGGAAAGTGTTTCACTCAAAAAAGTCACCTTGATGTCCACACAAAGGCTCACTCGAGAGAGAACTTTT ACAATATTATAAAGAtggtgtttattaaagaggagagtgaagacataAAGATGGTGTtcattaaagaggagagtgaagacatgaagattgaagaaacattcagtgtgaaacaagaagatactgaggaacaaacag ATGTAATGTCGCTGAAAGAGGAGAGGGAATTACTCAATGCAgagaaacctggagaaaaatctTTTAAATGCTCACAGACTGGAAAAACTTGCACAGGAAAAAAAGCTCAAACTACAAGTGATTTCACTTGCATtctctgtggaaagagtttcaatcaacaaagaaattttaaagtccacatgagaattcacactggagagaagcctaaTGGAtcccctcagtgtggaaagagtttcaatgaAGATGAAAGCCTTAAAGTTCATATGAGAGTTAACACTGGAGGGAAGGCTTACACATGCCCTCAGTGTAAAAAGAGTTTTGATCGTCATGGAAACCTcaaagtccacatgagagttcatactggagaaaagcctcacacatgccttcagtgtggaaaggggTTCAAtgaaaaaggaaaccttaatgttcacatgagagttcacactggagagaatcCTTACACATGCCTTCAGTGCGGAAAGACTTTCAAACAACATGGAAACTTTACggtccacatgagagttcacactggagaaaagccttacgtctgccaacagtgtggaaagagttttgatCGTCCTGGAAACCTTAAGagccacatgagaattcacactggagagaagccttacacatgccttcagtgtggaaagagtttcgaACAACATGGAACCCTTAAGGTCCACATGAgcgttcacactggagaaaagccttacacatgccttcagtgtggaaagagttttgctCGACGTGGAActcttaaagtccacatgagacttcacactggagagaagccttacacatgCACaaagtgtggaaagagtttcactcaaaaaaaacaccttgaaatccacatgaggattcactTGAGAGAGAGCTTTTAA